In the genome of Dyadobacter fermentans DSM 18053, the window TAGCTGGCTTTCAATATAAAAAAGTACTTATTCCTCCTTTCCGAGCTGTCCGATACCGGACACGCCGCGTTCTTTCGCGAACAGGCAGCTTTCGGGCAAATGCAGCTCACTGGCTGCAAAAGGCGGTTCGGACGAACGGTTACATTTGGCATGCATTTGTACACTTAGTAAAAGGAAAACAGGATCGGTGCAATGGATAGTAGGGAACGATGAGCTGTTTAAAAGCCTCAACTTGACTAAGCCCTGGATATGTTAAAAAACTACTTCAAGATCGCCTGGCGCAATATCGTCCGCCAGAAAGCATACTCCCTGCTGAACATTGCGGGCTTGTCCATTGGCATGGCTTGCAGCATTCTGATCCTTTTATGGGTGCAAAACGAGCTGAGTTACGACCGCTTTCACCCCCGCGCCGAGCAGCTTTTCCGGCTCACATGCAGCGCGGGGGATTTCAGGGCGGCGGTGAGTGCGGCGGGGATGGCGCGCGGACTAAAATCGGAACTGCCGCAGATCAAAAACGGGCTGCGGATCAGTAAATGGGCGCCGAAACTCGTGGAAGTGGGCGACAAAAAACTGGAAGAAAAACGGGTCATTTACGCCGATTCCAATTTTCTGGATTTTTTCACTTTTCCACTTTTGGCGGGCAACAAAGCCACAGCCTTGCAGGACCCGGGAGGGATTCTGATCACGGAGGAAATGGCCATGAAATATTTCAATACCCGCCAGGCGGTGGGAAAAACCATCCGCATGGATAACAAAGACAACTTTACCGTCGCCGGTGTATTGGCCAATACGCCCCCCAACTCGCATTTGCAATTCGATTTCCTGATCCCCATGAAAACGCTGGCCAGGACGAGCTCCGACTTGCAAAACGATTCATGGGACAATTTTGTCTTTTACACCTACCTCGAACTCGACGCCCAAACCGCCGCGTCTTCATCTGCCCGCGACAAGCTGATCAAGCAGATGTTCTCGGTTTTCAAAGCCCACGGGCCTACCATCCAGCTCGATTTCGAATTGCAGCCCGTCACCGACATTCACCTCCATTCCAATTACCAGCTCGACGTGGCCGGTCACGGTAACATTCAGTATGTCAATGTGTTCTTCGTCGTGGCGATCTTTATTCTCGTGGTGGCCTGCATCAACTTCATGAACCTCGCCACCGCGCGTTCCGAACGCCGGGCTAAGGAGGTGGGCTTGCGCAAAGTGGTAGGCGCGAACCGATATCAGCTTGTTTTTCAGTTTCTGGGAGAGGCGCTTATCTTTTCGTTCTTGTCGCTGGTGATCGCCATCGGTCTTGTGTATTTGTTACTTCCCATATTTCAAATGCTGGCGGAAAAGAACCTTACCATTCAATTGCTGGACGGGAAACTGCTGCTCAGCCTGATCGGCATTGCCATGCTCACGGGCTTGCTTTCGGGAAGTTACCCGGCATTATTCCTGTCCGGATTTGCGCCCGTGAAGGTCCTCAAAGGCAAAATGAAGGTGGCTGGCGGGAATCTGCTTTTCCGGAATGCATTGGTTGTTACACAGTTCGTAGTAGCGATCGTTTTGCTGGTGGGCACTGCCGTGGTTTACAAGCAATTGCATTTTATCAAGAACCGTAACCTGGGTTTCGATAAATCCAACCTGCTTTATCTCCCCATGAACGGAGACCTTTGGGCGAAACAGCAGGTCCTGAAATCGATGCTGGCGCAGAATCAGCTGACGGAAAACTTTACCGTGATCTCCTCACTGCCTACCGGAGTCGAATCCGGGACCGTCGACGTCGTTTGGGACGGGCAAACGTCACGCAACCAGGTCGTGTTTCCATCGCTGGACGTGGATGAGAGTTTCATCAATGTTTTCAAAACGGAAGTGCTCGCGGGACGCGGGTTCGAGAAGCGGTTTAGGGGAGATAGCTCTGCATTCATGATCAATGAAAGGGCGATGCAGATCATGGGGATGAATATCGGTAATGCTGTCGGGAAAAACCTGTCGCTTGGCGATCAGAAAGGGACGATCATCGGGGTTGTGAAAGATTTCCATTTCAAATCCCTGCAATATGCGATGGAGCCGCTGATCCTGCGCCTGAATAAATGGGGCGGGGTAGCGATGATCCGTACCAATGCCGGTAAGAACGAGCAAACGATCGCGGCATTGGAAAAGATCAACCACCAGCTTAATCCCGCGTTTCCATTCCAATTCGGTTTTCTGGACAAAGACCTGGATAATCTCTACCGGAGCGAGCAGCAGATGGGCAGCATTTTCAACCTGTTCGCCGGCCTGGCGATCTTCATCTCTTGTCTGGGTTTATACGGATTATCCGCCTTCATGGCCGAGCAGCGCACGAAGGAAATAGGCGTGCGCAAGGTGCTCGGTGCCACCGTCGCCGGCTTGGTAGGCCTGCTTTCCCAGGATTTTCTGAAACTGATAGGCATTGCTATTGTGATCGCTTCGCCCATTGCCTGGTATGCTATGAATCAATGGCTCCAAGGATTTGCTTACCAAACTACCCTCGAATGGTGGGTAATTGCCCTGGCCGCGGTGCTGGCGACGGGCATTGCGATGTTTACGATCAGCTTTCAGAGCATCAAAGCAGCGCTGATGAACCCCGTCAAAAGTTTGCGAAGCGAATAGCAGAATAGAGGGAGCGACTTATTTCTCCCTCACATACTTCGTAGAGGTGCCCAGACAGTAGTCGATCAGCAGTTCGTCGTCCGACAGGAGCGTTATCTTCAAATCTTCGCATTTAACACAGTCGACAAAAATGCATGACGGATCTTCCTCAACCGGCGCCTGCGGCTTCACCTCGAACCGTTTGCCGTTCAGCATGTAGGAATCAGGCGAGCAGCAAGGTTTGTAGCCCTTTTCATTGACCATTACGCCATCGAACCGGAAAATGAGCGGGCTCACATCCTGTCCCGCGAGGCTTACCGTGTCGTTTTCCGCCCGGATATATGCCACCGGACGCCATTTGCTCACTATCGATGCGACTTCCGGGATCGGGTCGGTTTTGTCTTTCTTACATGCTGCCATCGCGAGCAGCGCCAGGATCGCTATTGAAATCGTTTTCATCGTCAACGGTTTTATGGCAATGACAGCACAGCGGTCCAATCGGTTGTAAACGCCCGTTACATCTGAATGCATTGTGCGCATCACCTGTCGCAAAAATCCTATTTTATCAGGCTCCCTGAGCATAAGTTTGGCTTTCGATTTTAAAAAGGACAGTCAAACCATGCTCAGGAAAATATCATACCATATTAATACTCAGCGCCGCGCGTGAGTAAGCCGTTCATGTGCGGCTCGTAATGCTTGCCGTCGGAAGTGATTTCGTGCTTTACCGTGAGCGTGCGGCGGTCGGCGGATAGGGTGCCGGTGGAGCGCACCTCCTTGCCGGTCCATACCCAGGTGTTGCCGCTGATAGTCAGCTTGTCGATGTTGAAAGTACCGTCGGGGTTGAAATTGTAGCTGCTGAAATCACCTGTTTCCGGATTGTACCCAATGATTTCCATCGCTCCGAACGGGCCGTTATCGCCAATGCCGTAGGCGGTATGGACGATGAAGTTGCCATCCGGCGACCATTGATATACGTCGCTGCCGATGATGGACTTTGCCGGGCTCCCGTTTTTGGCAACCGTCGTGGTTTGGGTGATCCACCGGCCAATGATGCTAGTCGCCAGCGCACGTTTCGCCTCGGGGATTGTATGGCGTTTTGGGGTAAACGGTACTTCGCGCGGTTTAAGTCCCGTCATCAGCAGCATTCCGGCCAGCATCATGCCCAGCCGCATTGAATTCATGGTTTTCATACTTTTCGAAGAATGTTGGTTACTCGTTTGTTCTTCGATTTAACTCTCGCCGCAATGGAAAAGTTGTGGTATAAAACGGATAGTGGTAACCAGAAAGTAACTTCAAAATGGCAAATAACAAAGACGCGACATGCCCCATTGCGGCCACGCTGGCTTACATTAGTGGGCGGTGGAAGGCGGCCATTTTGCACCATCTGGCGGCGGGTACGCGGCGTTTCGGCGAGATCGCCGTCCGGATGCCGCCCATTTCTAAAAAGGTTTTGACCCAGCAATTGAAGGAGCTCGAACGGGACGGCCTGATCCGCCGCGTTCAGAATCCCGGGGCGCCGATGCGGGTGGAATATTCGCTGACTGACCTGGGCAAAAGCCTTTCCACGGTGCTCAAAGAAATGTCCGACTGGGGAAAAGCAAATGTCCTGGCAAAGAAGTAACATCGCCTGATTTTGACAGGCTTTCTGGATTGACAACAATGGTGTATGGGCAGCCGATGATAAAACCGCCGCGAACAGCTTATTTTTTAGCCTGTCTGACTGCCTTGATCGGGAAATCTCCATACTGCGACGACACGATGCCCGTGAGCGTATCGCCCGTTTGAGCGAAGCTGTATTTGAAAACGCCCGCCTGGTTTTCGATCGTGAAAGCAACCTTTTCCTGATCTACGGTCAGTTCTTTCATTTCCTCTTTTTCGGTGTCACCCACGTAGCCGACGGTCTTGTCGTCCTTTTTTTCAAAAGTGAAAAACCCGGATTCGTATTCAGGCGGCACGTCGCTGATCATGTACTTCCAGGTGCCGATAATGTCCGCAGGCAACACGATTTTGGTTGCCGCAACCGAAACGAAGACCATCGCGATCACCAGCAGGAGATAGAGTTTTCCTTTCATCGTCAATCGAAGTTTAAAGGTTGAATTCCAGATTATTTTGTAAAATAATTAAAAAGCAATCGCGCTACAAATTTTGCCGGAAACCGCAGGCCGCAAAGCAACCGGTCCGGCTGCTATGGCCGGACCGGTTGCAACAGTTCAATGAAAAATTACTACCAGTGGAACGGTGCAACACCGAATGCAAAGGACGCTTTGCCAGGACTTACAACATCTGGACGATCTGGATGTTGTTACCGCAGGTGTCGTTGAACACCGCGATCTTCACCGTGCCCATCGCGGTGGGCGCCATACTAAACTCGACGCCCAGCGCGGCGAGCCGTTCATATTCCTGCTGAACGTCGTCCACATCGAATTGTGTATAGGGAATTCCGGCATCGAACAGCGCCTTTTGATACGTTTTCGCGGGTTCGAAATTGTCGGGCGACGGTTCCAGCAGGACTTCTGTGCCCTCTTGTTCTTCCCGGGCCACGACGGTCAGCCAGCGGTTTTTGCCACCCACCGGAACGTCGTGTTTTTTGACAAACCCCAATATCTCCGTGTAAAACTTTAATGCCCTGTCCTGATCCTGGACCGGGATGCCAATCACTCTGACTTTCATGTGTATCAATAATTTGGTTTGGTCAAAGTTCTCTAAACGCTGCGAGACGGGCTTTGTAGAAATTGCTCTTTTTGAAACCGGACGGGGCAAATGCCCACTTTTTTCTTGAACAAAGTGCTGAATGAGCTGGGCGTTTCGAAACCGACAGTGTAGCAGGTTTGTGAAACGGACATGCCGTTTTTCAAACACCTTTTCGATTCTTCGATCCGCCTGATCGTCAGGTACTGCTTCGGAGTAATCCCGTAATACCGTTTGAAAAGCCGTAGCAAATGGAACTTGGAAGTAAACCTGATGTCCGACAGGAAATCCAGATTAATGTC includes:
- a CDS encoding winged helix-turn-helix transcriptional regulator codes for the protein MANNKDATCPIAATLAYISGRWKAAILHHLAAGTRRFGEIAVRMPPISKKVLTQQLKELERDGLIRRVQNPGAPMRVEYSLTDLGKSLSTVLKEMSDWGKANVLAKK
- a CDS encoding ABC transporter permease; protein product: MLKNYFKIAWRNIVRQKAYSLLNIAGLSIGMACSILILLWVQNELSYDRFHPRAEQLFRLTCSAGDFRAAVSAAGMARGLKSELPQIKNGLRISKWAPKLVEVGDKKLEEKRVIYADSNFLDFFTFPLLAGNKATALQDPGGILITEEMAMKYFNTRQAVGKTIRMDNKDNFTVAGVLANTPPNSHLQFDFLIPMKTLARTSSDLQNDSWDNFVFYTYLELDAQTAASSSARDKLIKQMFSVFKAHGPTIQLDFELQPVTDIHLHSNYQLDVAGHGNIQYVNVFFVVAIFILVVACINFMNLATARSERRAKEVGLRKVVGANRYQLVFQFLGEALIFSFLSLVIAIGLVYLLLPIFQMLAEKNLTIQLLDGKLLLSLIGIAMLTGLLSGSYPALFLSGFAPVKVLKGKMKVAGGNLLFRNALVVTQFVVAIVLLVGTAVVYKQLHFIKNRNLGFDKSNLLYLPMNGDLWAKQQVLKSMLAQNQLTENFTVISSLPTGVESGTVDVVWDGQTSRNQVVFPSLDVDESFINVFKTEVLAGRGFEKRFRGDSSAFMINERAMQIMGMNIGNAVGKNLSLGDQKGTIIGVVKDFHFKSLQYAMEPLILRLNKWGGVAMIRTNAGKNEQTIAALEKINHQLNPAFPFQFGFLDKDLDNLYRSEQQMGSIFNLFAGLAIFISCLGLYGLSAFMAEQRTKEIGVRKVLGATVAGLVGLLSQDFLKLIGIAIVIASPIAWYAMNQWLQGFAYQTTLEWWVIALAAVLATGIAMFTISFQSIKAALMNPVKSLRSE
- a CDS encoding VOC family protein; the protein is MKVRVIGIPVQDQDRALKFYTEILGFVKKHDVPVGGKNRWLTVVAREEQEGTEVLLEPSPDNFEPAKTYQKALFDAGIPYTQFDVDDVQQEYERLAALGVEFSMAPTAMGTVKIAVFNDTCGNNIQIVQML
- a CDS encoding helix-turn-helix domain-containing protein; translated protein: MNYYQQEVMRIKALCYPNDKQLEAVIGIRHYMDKNFDADINLDFLSDIRFTSKFHLLRLFKRYYGITPKQYLTIRRIEESKRCLKNGMSVSQTCYTVGFETPSSFSTLFKKKVGICPVRFQKEQFLQSPSRSV
- a CDS encoding DUF1579 family protein, with product MKTMNSMRLGMMLAGMLLMTGLKPREVPFTPKRHTIPEAKRALATSIIGRWITQTTTVAKNGSPAKSIIGSDVYQWSPDGNFIVHTAYGIGDNGPFGAMEIIGYNPETGDFSSYNFNPDGTFNIDKLTISGNTWVWTGKEVRSTGTLSADRRTLTVKHEITSDGKHYEPHMNGLLTRGAEY